The following proteins come from a genomic window of Phormidium ambiguum IAM M-71:
- a CDS encoding polysaccharide deacetylase family protein, whose translation MLKVSRRRLRAFTFMTLCAAVFSFVIGVSLSINSFRQAVPNPTSPVVTGQQNSITNPLSTEGTSPPNLQLNGETIAPVDKNKLEPQVFNPPAKFQGKTLKEVHVAEQNKVIALTFDDGPWPKYTEQILDILKKENIKATFFWIGRNVEAFPEIGLHVVAQGHAIGNHTWSHSYRRMGPVMASHEIDDTAAIIESTTKVKTTLFRPPGGILTNGPAGYALSHKYTVLMWSADSTDYARRVSPNLMVNKVLKSAKPGGMILMHDGGGDRKRTVQALPTIITTLKKQGYKFVTVPELLAMEESKGAVKQESKEVEQQGASID comes from the coding sequence ATGCTCAAGGTTAGCCGCAGAAGATTGCGGGCTTTCACTTTTATGACATTATGCGCTGCGGTTTTTAGTTTCGTCATAGGTGTCAGTCTATCAATCAACAGCTTTCGTCAAGCAGTACCAAATCCAACAAGTCCTGTAGTAACAGGACAACAAAACTCAATTACAAATCCTTTATCTACCGAAGGAACATCACCGCCAAATTTGCAACTAAACGGTGAAACAATAGCCCCAGTTGACAAAAATAAACTAGAACCGCAAGTCTTTAATCCACCAGCTAAATTTCAGGGAAAAACTTTAAAAGAGGTTCATGTTGCTGAGCAAAATAAAGTTATTGCCTTAACATTTGATGATGGGCCTTGGCCAAAATATACAGAGCAAATACTAGACATTCTCAAAAAAGAGAATATAAAAGCAACTTTTTTCTGGATCGGTAGAAACGTAGAAGCTTTTCCTGAGATTGGGTTGCACGTAGTTGCCCAAGGTCATGCGATCGGCAATCATACTTGGAGCCACTCTTACCGAAGAATGGGCCCAGTAATGGCATCCCACGAAATCGACGATACTGCCGCCATTATTGAGAGTACTACTAAAGTAAAAACTACACTTTTTCGTCCCCCAGGGGGAATTTTAACCAATGGGCCAGCAGGTTATGCGCTCTCGCACAAATATACTGTGCTGATGTGGTCAGCTGATTCCACAGATTATGCTCGCAGAGTTTCACCGAACCTAATGGTAAACAAAGTGCTGAAAAGTGCCAAACCTGGAGGCATGATTTTAATGCACGATGGCGGAGGCGATCGCAAACGCACGGTGCAAGCACTCCCCACCATCATTACTACCCTGAAAAAGCAAGGTTACAAATTTGTCACCGTCCCTGAACTTCTGGCAATGGAAGAAAGCAAAGGAG